DNA from Metabacillus flavus:
TTGCATGAACTGCAAAAGGAAGAGGCAAGACGAACAGCGAGAGAATGGATGATTCATACTCTTGCAAGGGATTTTCTGCTGCGGACGATTGATTATCATCGGACAGTTCGGATGCCCAAACTGCTGGAAAAGACCGTTCATTTCTTTACAAGCATAACTGACGGACGCTATGTGAATGTTTACCTGCCTGATCATGAACAGACGTTTATAGCAGAAAGGGCGGATGGACAAAGGTTTAATGCGGGTGAACTAAGTCAGGCTACCTCGGAACAGCTTTATCTTTCGCTAAGGCTTGCTCTTATTTCAAGCTTAAACGAGTCATTGAATATGCCGGTTCTGATTGATGACGGGTTTGTGCATTTTGATGCAAAACGAACCGATAAGATGCTTGGCATTTTAAGAGACATATCGGTTGAACAGCAGGTGCTGATGTTTACATGCCAGACGCAGCTGGCTAATCAGTTCTTAGGGCCAGTTACGGTTTTAGAGCGGCAGGGCCTTCTAGGTGAGAGGAAAGAAACCGTATAGAAAGGCAGACGGTTTAAAGGTTATGGTATACTTATTCACAGATAAAAACAGGGAGGAATCAGCATGTCTAAAGGAGTTATGCATTTTGATGTAGGGGAGCAGGTTGAACTTTATCTGCTCATTAAATCATCCACCAAGGGGGTAGCAAGCAACGGGAAACCCTTTTTGACCCTCATCCTCCAGGATCAAAGCGGAGAAATCGAAGCGAAGCTCTGGGATGCAAGCCAGGGGGACGAACAAATTTATGGAGCTCAGGGCATTGTGAAAATCGCAGGGGATATCCATCATTACAGAGGAAGAAACCAGCTGAAAATCAAAAACATCCGTCCGCTTCATGACCATGAAACGTTTGACGTATCGGACTTTTTGGAAACAGCCCCTCTGAAAAAAGAAGACATGATGGATACCATCACTCAATATATTTTTGAAATGAAAAATCCAAGTGTCCAGCGCATCACAAGACACCTTGTGAAGCAGCACCAGCAGGCATTTCTGGAATATCCGGCCGCGACGAAAAATCACCATGAATTCGTATCCGGTCTTGCATACCATGTAGTATCCATGCTGAACCTGGCTAAATCCATTGCAGCACTTTATCCGTCCCTCGACACTGACTTGCTCTATGCAGGCGTAATACTTCATGACCTTGGAAAAGTAACTGAGCTAAGCGGACCAATCAGTACAACCTATACGGTAGAAGGCAACCTGCTTGGCCACATTTCCATTATGGTTAATGAAATAGCGCAGGCAGCAAAAGAATTGGGAATTGAATCTGAGGAAGTAGTCGTTTTGCAGCATCTTATTCTCTCCCATCATGGAAAAGCAGAATGGGGAAGTCCGAAGCCCCCAATGATTAAGGAAGCGGAAATCCTTCATTATATTGATAACCTTGATGCGAAAATGAACATGCTTGACCGTGCGCTCGAACGAGTAAAACCCGGCGAGTTTTCCGAACGGGTCTTTGCCCTTGAAAATCGTTCCTTTTACAAGCCGGTTTTTCACAACTAGCATAAAGCTTTCTCCTTCAGCATAAGCATGAGATAAAGGCTTGGGCTAATGAAGGAGGAATATTTGGATGCTGACGTTGCCGTGGTGGATTTATCTTTGCATGGGCGGAGTGCTTTTCAGCGGTTTTAAATTTGTAACACTCACGAGAGAAGATATACGAACAGATGAGGAATTCATTGAACAGGAAGGACAAATTTATTTGGAGCGGATCAAAGCGGAAAGAGAGCGGAGAAAAGCTGAAAAGATGACTGTCTGAATCGTAAAGCTATTCCTTAAATGCAAAAAAAGACTCCTGCTTGCAGGAGTCTTTTTATATGGGTAAAACTTATGCTTTTTCTACGTTAGCAGCTTGGTCGCCACGGTTACCTTGAACGATTTCAAATGTAACTTTTTGGCCTTCTTCTAGAGTTTTGAATCCGTCGCCTTGGATAGCGGAGAAATGTACGAATACGTCGTCGCCATCTTCGCGCTCGATGAAACCGAAACCTTTTTCTGCATTAAACCACTTAACTGTACCTTCTAACATTTTGTTACCTCCTAGTGCATGACGCACAAACGTGTTACTATTCTTGCTCTAAAAATATCAAGCTGAAACGTATTCGATCTTAATATCCGAACAAAAATAATTCTTAATAAGGATAACAGGTACAGCAATAAATAGCAAGTGTCTAAAGCCGGGTGGAAAGAAAACGGTCCGGATCGGGACCAAAAAAGAGAGGAAGCCCAAATGGCTCCCTCTCTTTAATGAACTCTATTATTGAGCCGGCTGAGCAGGCATTGCTGGCTGTTCAGGGGCTTTAAAGGTATCTTTAAGCTGTTTGTCTTTTACTTCAACCTTAGCGTTTTTTAGCGCTTTATCGATTGCAGCCTGCATCGCTGCAGGGTCCTGGGTTTTTTGCTCTTTTACTTCAGCTTCCAGGCTTTTCTTCATTTGATCATACGATTTGTATGTTTCATCAATACGGATAATGTGGAAACCGTATTCTGTTTTAACAGGCTGACTGACTTCGCCTTCTTTAAGTTTAAAAGCAGCTGCTTCAAATTCCTTTACCATTTGGCCTTTACCGAACCATCCTAAAGATCCGCCGGTTTGTGCAGATGGATCCTGGGAGTATTCCTTAGCAAGGTCTTCGAATTTAGCTCCGCCATCCAGTTTAGTTTTAACTTCTTTAGCTGTTTTCTCATCCTTAACAAGGATATGGCTTGCTTTCACTTTGTCTTTTAAGCTTTCATGGTACTTTTTAATGTCTTCATCTGTCACTTTTGATTCAGCTTCTGCAGCTTTTTTACGCAAAAGTTCAGTTTTTACCATATTGTCCACTGCGGCTTGACCTTGCTTTTTAACTAGCATGTCAATTTGCTCAGCGCCATATTGAGCTTTAATGGATTCAAGCTCTTTTTTAATCTCATCTTTGGAAACTTTGTATTTTTCACCCAGCACTTTGTTATGAACTAATTCAGTCAATACTTGTTCACCTGCGCGGGATTTCATAGCCTCGTAAAGCTCGTCCTTCGTAACGTTACCAGCTTTCGTCTCAGCCACAACATCAGAACCGCCTGCTGCTCCGTTGCTGCATGCGCCAAGTGTGAAAAGGCTCGTAGCTGTAATAGCCGCAATAGCCATTTTTTTCATTAGTCGATACAACTCCTGCCCTAATAGTGTTTGTACTAAATACTATAAAACATTGTGCCATGTTCAGGGGACTTTTGCAACCTAATCTGAAAAGAGGAGAGGGAAGAGTGGAAAAAGATCATAAACACTTGAAAACCCCGATGCAAAGGGATTCTAGACAAGCTCTGTGTTTTCTGGGTTTTTTCATATAAGAACGGCAGTAATCTTACCGTGAAAATCCTAATATGTGAAATTATGTGAAATTCATGGGATATGCAAGAAAGTTTTTTGGATGTGGGCGAAAGGCCCAATCAAGCAAATTCCGTCTTCATATAATGAGTTGACTGCGAAAGGAGGCTATACGTCATGGGAGGATATAATTCCGGCTTTGCGTTGATTGTTGTTTTGTTTATTTTGCTGATTATTGTGGGTGCAGCTTATATTTGCTAGTCAATAAGGGCTGCTGATAACTGCAATATGCAGGATGAACGCCCATTCGCAATACAAGAAAATTGCATAGTATATCTTAACCATCAGTAAGGAGGTGTGTTCAATGGGCGGTTCTTACGGCGGAGGTTTCGCGTTAATCGTTGTACTATTCATTTTGTTGATCATCGTTGGTGCAGCTTGGCTATAAGAAAAGTGTAAGGCGCTTGCTCAGCCCTGAAAGACGGTGGAGCTTCTGACAGAAGGGCGCTTTTTGCCCTGACAGAAGAAGCGAAGCGGCCGAAGGGCTAGCGCCTGGAACTAGACACCAGTTCCAGGTGAAAAATGAACAGCTTTACATGAACAGAGCGCTCCTAATTGGGGGTGCTTTTTCCTTTGGTAATGACCTCGAGGGGCGAGCCGCAGCAGTGGTATTTAGCACCCAGCCAATAAATGCGGCGCTCCCAATCCGGGGTGCTGCTTCTAATGAAATATTGCTAAAAGAGGGGCGTGATGCCGTGCCGCAGAATGATCTTTGCACTGACCTTCAGTGCATCACCGCATCGGGGGAATAAGGAACAGACCGAATATTGCATGAGGCTCATAGGTTTTCAAGAAAGGGGGACGGAGATTTAGTGCTTTAGCAAAGCGGGGGTCAGTGCTAAAACTAATCCCAAACAAAAAAACCGACCACCAAGTGGCCGGCTTTTCTGTGTATAACTCGATCGGAGCTGCAGATTCCGAGTTCTATGTATAAAGAATTTCAATATACGAAGAGATCAGCAGAATCGTAACAAGGACATTAATCATACGAAACACTCTCGTTTGACGGTCTTCAGGAATCTCACGAACTAAACAAAGCCTGTTCGTTAAAGTGTTGATGTAAAACAGAATGAAGACAGCAAAGAAAATGAACAAGATGATCACATGAGATCCCCCTTTCCTTACTGATACATATAAGATTACCAAATATTCGCTGAAAAAGATAGGAAAAAGCCGGCTCATGCATGCGTTCTTCCTAAAGAAAAGAAGGAACCGTTATTACAGGGTTTCCTTCTCATTTCAAATCTTATTTTCTATTAATATCTCCAAAGCATTCCGGTCCTCTTCAACAATGCAGGTTCTTGGTGCGGCAATAATTAGACGGGCGTAAATCAAATCAGGAACACACCAGCCGATATGGAGGGCTGCAGCCATGCAGAAGTAGTGAACGTATTCCGGCATTAGTATGCTGGCCTGAATGCTGATTGCCGTAAATATGAGAAATGGAGAAAGCAGTGTTGCAAGCATTACTTGCTTTGTAATTCCCGCACATGGTTTGAGACGGATAATTGGAATCATTGCTGCATATTCCATTTTCATTTTTGGCATTTTACCGCAAAGCATTAGCGGAAGGGCATGAAGAATTTTATGCAAGGGCAAAATCACAAGCAAAATCGCTAATAGGTAAAGAACGTGTCCTGCATCAAGCTTGCGGCTGGAGTCTACCAACGACAGAGGAAGGTAGAGGATAATAAAAGCCGTAATCGATGCTAAGACAAAATATAAAAAGAGACGCTGAAACCCATAATCTTTTGATAGGTCGATGGTTTTCCAGCAGTTCATAAACGATCACCGTCCATAGAAAAATAAATCCTTACCTACTGTACTGCCGGCCGGTAAAAAAATCAACACGTTAGAAGGGAATGTAAGCGATTTAAATAAAAAAATGCTCAAAATCTTTTTCTGAGGGAGCACATCCGCTAAAATATGAGTATGAAAGAGAGAGAAAGAAGGGGTTTGCGTGGACTCATTTGAAGAAAGGCTGAATCGGATGGAATTTCAGATTCGTCTTTTGGCCTCATTGATTACCAAGGATGAGCATCCATATATGTATATGATTATTGAAAAACAGCTGTCTGAAAAGGAACATCAGCAGGTTATGGAATTGTGCGGCCGGCTGGAACAGCTTCACCAAAAACAAAAAGCGCAGGGATTTGTCCATTTTGAAGGACTCCTTACGCTTTTTGTTCAGGAATTAAATGAAAATCTGGAGGTTAAGGAAACGGCTCAAGCCCTTTTCAAACAGGGATTGTTTCCTCAGCTGATGAGTGATTTCCTGGTCATGCTGGACGATTATTGATTAGCTGCAGCTTTAGGCTGCTCCTCTTCAGTAATTTTCTTTAAGCGTCCATTCTCTTCGCCGAATTCCTTTTCGATGTTGCTGAAAGAACGTTCAAATATCTCCATAAAATCATCACCGTAAATGTTTCGGATGATGGCCATCATTTCGATAATCTCAGGAAATTTTCCGTACAGATTCTGCAGAGGCATGGCGCCTTTAAATACCGCATTTCGGGTAGGATCATAGTCCTCCATGAGCTGAAGAAGGATTCCCTCTCCTTTAGGAGTCAGCTCAATATACGTATTCCGTTTGTCATCCAGCTTTTTGGAAAATTCCAGATAGCCTCTTTCCTCGAGCTTTTTTGAAAAGTTGAAAGCTGTCGAGACATGCATCACTCCGAATTTAGCAATCTCGGAAATGGATGCTCCTTTCAGGTGGTAAGCAATCCAAAGAATGTGATGTTCGTTTATGTTCAAATCATAAGGCTTGATCCATTGCTGCCAGTCTTTTTCGATTGATTTCCACAAGGCTTTGCTTAACTGAGCGATTCTCTGGCTGAAGAGCAATGCCTCTTTTACAGTGTAATCCTTTTCATTTTTCTTCAAATTCACTCACCTACTTTTCCGCATTTCTAATATTCTCTATTATCCCAAAAAAGTAAAGATTAATAAAGATGTAAATTAACAAAATTTTTAAAAAAATATTTTGAATCCAGTATTGTTATAAAAAAATACGGAAAAAAGGTGCTAAACCGACAAAGTTTGAGCACCTTTTTGTTACAGATATTTCTTATATGGAAATATTCATCAATTTTTAATCGTATCTTCTAATTGTTTGATTTTTTCTTCAATTGCTTCAATCTCTTTTTGGAGGTTCTCGCGGTGGGGCTCTATTTCCTCCTGAAATTCTTTCAGAGAGGTTTGAAGTTCTGTAGACACCTCTTTAATAACGTCTGCACTTTCCTTAGCAGCCTGAACTACCTGCTCCTTGAGCGCAATGCTTTCTTGTTTTAGCTGATTGATGGTATCCAGCATGCGGTCTTTGCTGTCTTTAATTTGTCCTCTTAAATCTCTGCCGGAAGATGGGGCTGAAAGCAAAGCTGCTGCGCCTCCAGCAACGGTTCCGGCTAGAATTCCAAGTAAAATGGATTTGGCTTTTGACATTAACTCATCACTCCCGTTCTCCGTTCTCTTTACACATTCAACATCATCATGAAAAATTCCTTCTTTACATGATACCCCTCATACGGTGACTTAAACGGAAATTCATACAATGAAGAAACGCAGATTTGTCTTCCAAAACCAAACATGTCTCATAGCGCGGATTTTATGGCATATACATAAGCGTAAAAGGAGGAGAATGGGATGTATGCTAGGGATACTATTCTACTTAATTAGTCTTGTTTTCTTATTGGTTTCTTTGCATTATATAAGACAGGCGCAGCAGGCCGCTTCCTATCCGCCTAAATGGATTCTCAAGCAACGGGCTATGATTATGGCCGGCGGGGCCGGGGTCACGCTGCTGATTGGGATCATGCTGTCTTTTCTGCATTGACATAAAGAAAGGGACTGGCCGCAATGGGTCAGTCCCTTTAAGTTTAAGCTGAAATTGGTTTTGATCGTCTGTGAATGGATGTAACAATCGGATAAATCAAACTGATTCCAATCGTATTAAGAGCTGTTGTAGGAAGAACAACTGCAATAAACAGAGCTGTAAATCCGCCAGGAAGCCCAACAATCAGCAGCGCGCTTCCAAGAAAAATTACTCCTGAAATGATTGTTCCGGCTGCAGTAAGGATGGATACTGTTACAAGTTTAGATGCCAGTTTGCCAGCCAGCGTCAGCAGCAGGAAGAATGCTAGTGCTGTAATCGGCTTGTCAATGATGTTCGGCAGCTGTCCGCCTGGGAATCCAGTCGTCAAGGCTGATAATATACCCGTTAGTACTCCCAATAGCAGTGTGTTTTTAAGCGTTGGAAAAAGGGCAATTCCCAAAAACATCATCGTCAGCATCATGTCCGGCTTCATTCCAAGGAATATAGGCGGGATAATACTGTGCAAAGCAAGACCAATGGCAACAAACAGCGACATTGTAACAAGTTCTCTCGTTTTCATAACTCAACTCTCCTCTTCTTGGCTCAAAAGTATGCTTTCCAATGGTGAACTATTTTCCCATTGCAAAAGCGGTTAAATAGATTATAACAGGGGCCGCACTTATTGAAAAGTAAAAGAACGGGCCGGATGATTTTTCCTGTAGCTGTTCATAAATTCGGCCAGTTTCTCACATGCTTCATATGGGACTGCATTATAGATGGAGGCGCGGCAGCCTCCGATACTGCGGTGACCGTTCAAACCGATAAATCCATGTTCGGAAGCTTTTGCAAGAAAATCCTTTTCAAGATCTTGATCGGGAAGGGTAAAGGTCACGTTCATATGACTCTCGCTTTCTTTTAGGGCATGCCCGCTGTAAAAGCCTTCACTGCTCTCAATTGAATCATAAAGAAGAGCCGATTTTTCCTTGTTCTTCCTTTCGAGACCTGCGGTGCCGCCTTGTTCCTCTGCCCATTCCAGTACAAGCCCGAGCATATAAATCGCAAAAGTCGGCGGTGTATTATAAAGAGAATCAGCGGAAGCGTGAGTGTTGTAATCCAGGAATTTAGACAGGCTGTTTGTGCTCTGGCTCAGCCACTGTTTATTCGCGATTATGACGGTCACTCCAGAAGGACCCAGATTTTTTTGAGCACCGGCGTAGATGAGTCCGAATTTTCCAATGTCGAGCGGTCGGGACATGATATCGCTGGACATATCCGCAACAAGAGGAACATCTGTGTCAGGGAACTCATGCCATTGCGTTCCATAAATAGTGTTGTTGGATGTAATGTGGAGGTAGGCAAGACCTTTCTCGTCACTCCACTCAGAACGGGAAGGGATGGAACGGTACAGACCTTCTTTTGAAGAAGCGATCACTTTTGTCCGGCCAATCCTCTCTGCTTCTTTCAATGCTTTTTCCGACCATGAACCAGTCAAAATGTAGCCGGCGGTCTCATTCTCTTTTAGAAAATTAATCGGAACCATTGAGAATTGAAGACTTGCTCCCCCTTGGAGGAACAGGATCTCATGTGAATCAGGAACTTCCATCAGTTTTTTAAATCGTGCTTTAGCCCCGCTATGGACTGCATCATAATGCTTGCCTCTGTGGCTCATTTCCATGATCGACATACCGGTGCCTTGGTAATTAACGAATTCCTTTTGTGCTTTTTCTAGTACTGGCAGCGGCAAGGCAGCAGGTCCTGCGCTGAAATTCAAAGCTCTCACCATGTTTATAGCCCCCTAAAGCGTTAATTGAATAAATTAGTTTCATGGTAACACAAATAACTGAGAGTTTTGAATATTAATTGTTTTTTAGCACCATGTTGAGTTGCATTCAGCACAATTTACGAAAACAGCCTAAAAAAATAAACAGCCCATTGAAGAGCTGTTTGATAAGTTAAATGTGAATTCCATCACGGATTTGGGAGGCAATTTCCTGAAGCTTTTCAGGAGTATAATCATTTGTATGAGTTTTCCATACTGCCCCAAAACCATCGCCTTTACCATAGCGCGGGAGGATGTGCATGTGATAGTGAAAGACGGACTGTCCAGCAGCTTCACCGTTATTGTTAAGCAAATTTAATCCTTCAGGCTGAAATTGTTCTTTAATGGAGCGTGTAATAGCAGGGATTGCTTCAAAGAAATGACGGGAAATTTCAGGTGTCATTTCATAAATGTTTTCTTTATGTACTTTAGGAACAACAAGAGTGTGACCTTTCGTCACCTGGCTGATATCCAGAAAAGCAAGAACATGTTCATTTTCAAAAACTTTCGCTCCGGGAATTTCTCCATTAATAATTTTGCAGAAAATACAGCTCATCGAATCATTCCTTCCATAGGACTTGTTTAGGGGTATTTTACCATAATGAATAGATAGAATGAAACTTCAGCGGAAGTTCAGCGTATAAAGTCAAAGCAGGGAATTGGGCAGCAAAAACTACCAAGGCTATCCTGGAAAAGAGTAAAACGGTAACGGCAGTACGAGTTTGAAAAATGACCTGTTAAAGCACTATATGAAAATTACGGGGTTAAGAAGAAAGGGGAACACCCGGCCTGAGGATTATTAAATACGTGCACAATAGGAAAAGCAGGGCCAAGCCGATCAGCTAGCCCTGCTTAAGAAGAAGGGAAGGACTCATTTATTACGGTAACATGTCTTCGACAAACACCTCATTTACAGAAGTGACTGGCTTAAATTCGTTTCAATCAGAAATCTTGCCTTTAACAAACACCTCATTTTTAAGCGATGTGCTCGCGGATAAAATCCATGACTTTCCCTCTGGTGAATAAGTTTAAGCTAATACGTCTTTGACAAACACCTCATTCGCAAAAGTAAATGAACTTCCTTCTTCCTTAACTAGAATGTGCAGTTATCATAATGGTTATGCTTGGATTATTTTAGCAATAATCTGGCCAGCAGCAAGACATGAGTCCTTCTGTTTTGATATGATGGGAACACAAAGTCTTATATATAGAAAGGAATAACGAGATGACACTTTTACATGTAGATGGCATAACGGGTGGATATACCCGGAATCCAGTTTTAAAGGATGTTTCGTTTACCTTGGAAAAAGGCCAAATCGTCGGACTGATTGGCTTAAACGGAGCTGGAAAGAGTACAGCGATCAAGCACATAATCGGATTGATGGAGCCCAGGAAAGGCAAAATTTCCATTAATGGGCAAACGTTTGATGTAAATCATGAAGCTTACAGGCAGCAATTTACATTTATCCCTGAAACGCCGATTCTTTATGAAGAAATGACGCTGCATGAGCACCTTGAACTCACGGCCATGGCATACGGTCTTTCTAAAACGGAATTTGAAGCAAGACTCACGCCGCTAATCAAAGAATTCAGGATGGAAAAAAGGCTGAAATGGTTTCCGGCTCACTTTTCAAAAGGAATGAAGCAGAAGGTAATGATCATGTGTGCCTTCCTGGTAGAGCCTGAGCTCTATATAATCGACGAGCCGTTTGTTGGTCTGGATCCGCTCGCAATCAATTCATTGCTTGAGCAGATGAACACGGCTAAAAAAAGGGGAGCGGGCATCCTCATGTCCACACATATTCTGGCAACAGCAGAACGATACTGTGATGCCTTTATTATTTTACATAACGGAAAAGTCCGTGCAAAAGGGACGCTTAGTGATTTGCAGAGAGAGTTTGGAATGACGGGAGCCAATCTTGATGATTTATACATTCAGCTGACAAAGGAAGAAGAATATGAAGAACGTTCTTGACCTTTGGGGAGCCCGTCTTAAGGAGCATATTAAAGAAATCCGCTCTTATCTAAAATACATGCTGAACGATCATCTGCTAATTGTTATGATTTTCCTTCTGGCTGGCGGGGCTCTTGGCTATCAATCATGGCTGAAGCAGCTTCCTGACGATTTTCCGGCTGAGATCATCATATCAATTGTATTCGGGGCATTGCTGGTTCTCTCCAGCGTGAGGACGCTCTTCAAGGAAGCGGATCTTGTTTTCCTGCTCCCGCTTGAAAAGGAGATGGGAAAATATATAAAGAAGGCGAAGCAGTTCAGTTATTTTCAGTCACTTCTTCCGCTGATTGTTTTATATCTCCTGCTTGGTCCGCTTTATCTGTCTGTATCAAATGATGGGACGGTTTATATGTACACAGGGGTTCTGCTCCTCGTCCTGAATTATGTGAATATGGAATGTGATTGGTATGTTTCCTTTTCCCAAGAGAATTCCTCCGGCCTTTGGGATCGTGCCGTACGGTTTGCGTTGAATACTGTGCTGCTGTTTTTCGCGCTCTCTCACATGCTTTTATATGCATTGATTATAGCCGTGCTGATTGGTCTGTTTGTGCTCTATTTCAAACGGATTTCAAAAGGGAAAGGTCTTAAATGGGATCGCCTCATCCGTTCTGAAAACCGGAAAAAGCAATCATTCTACAGGCTTGCCAATCTTTTCACAGATGTTCCAAAACTGAAAAAAGAAGCCCATAGAAGAGCGTATCTGGATTGGATATTACAAAATATTCGCTATGGAAAAGAACATGTATATATGTACATGTTTGCCAGAGCTTTTATTAGAGGCACCGACTATCTGGGAATCTTTTTCAGGCTAACGGTTATAGCCGGTCTTATTTTGGGCTTTGTGGAAATGAGCGAAACCGGGGCTGTCCTTCTAACAGCTGGAACGATTTTTTTAACAGGTGTTCAGCTGATTGTGCTCGTCCGGCATTTTGATATGCTATCTCTGCCGGATCTATATCCGGTTGCAGAGGATAGCAAAAATAAAAGCTTCCTTGCTTTGCTGCGAAATATCCTGTTTGTACAGGGCTTTATTCTGGGAGTCATTCTTTTATTGAAAATGGAATGGATCCAGGGAGCGGCTGCGATTGGAGGAGCCATCGTTTTCGTCTTTATTTTCGTAAACGCTTATGCGAAGAAACGAATAGATAAGATGAACAGGGGGTAATTCATGAGCTATGAAAAAGAAGTGCTGGAGGAAGTTTTACTCTGGAAAAAGAGATTTTCGAAGCGTCCGGCAAAATGGCAAAGAAAATCAAAGGACATTCAAGCATTCATGACTGACCGAATACCCGGAAAAGTCCATGATGCTCTAACGGAAAGTATCCGGCTCATGACGGAGATGACGATTAAAGGATCCCAGTGGACCAATATGGCAGTGACGGACCTGGAAACTCTTAAGGAAAAAGATGTAGCCGTCCGATCGCTTCTATCCACTTATAAAAAAGCAGCGGCACTTGAAGGAGCAGCAACAGGTGCAGGAGGATTCGCAGCGGGTATGGCCGATTTTCCTCTGCTGCTGGGCATAAAAATGAAATTTTTATTCGAAACAGCGGGCATCTATGGTTTTTCCCCAAAAAGCTTACAGGAGAGAGTTTATATCTTAATGATTTTTCAGCTCGCCTTTTCAAGTGAACCTGTAAAGGGGAAAACGCTCAGCATTTTGGAACAATGGGAAACGCAGCCTCTGCCTATCGGGGATATGAACTGGCGGGAATTTCAGCAAGAATACCGGGATCATATTGATTTGGTTAAAATGCTTCAGCTCGTTCCGGGAATCGGAGCGGCTGTTGGAGGTACAGTAAATTACAGACTGCTAGACAAGCTCGGAGAAACCGCGATGAAGGTTTACCAGATGAGAATCCTGACCAATGGAGATTTTGATTAATCGAATAAAATTAAAGCGCCTGCCACATTCCGGCAGGCGCTTTCGTTTAATTTACTGCTGCGTTTTCAGTAGTAGTCTGATCGGCTCCGGCATGCTCATAATTCACAAACAGAGAGGCAAAGGTCTTCGCTGCAATCAGCATGGCCTTTTCATCAAAATCAAATTTGGGGTGATGGTGAGGCTGGGCTGCTTCTGGATCCGCGGGCATTGCTCCTGTGAAGAAGAAGCTGCCTTTCCGCTCCTGAAGATAGTAAGCAAAATCCTCTCCTCCCATTTGAAGCGGACTTTCCTCGACAGTGGCTACACCCGGAATGCTGCCTGCGATTTCTTTTAAAAAAAGAGTTTCTTTTTCATGATTCACGACAGCCGGATATCCCCGGTCATAGAGGCAGGTATACTCCGCATCATAAAGCAGGCACGCCGCCTTTACTGCACGTTCAACCTCCAGCTCTGCCTGGTCTCTTACTTCTCCCTTAAAGGTTCTGGCTGTACCAATTAA
Protein-coding regions in this window:
- a CDS encoding cold-shock protein — protein: MLEGTVKWFNAEKGFGFIEREDGDDVFVHFSAIQGDGFKTLEEGQKVTFEIVQGNRGDQAANVEKA
- a CDS encoding YjcZ family sporulation protein, which gives rise to MGGSYGGGFALIVVLFILLIIVGAAWL
- a CDS encoding sporulation YhaL family protein, which gives rise to MLTLPWWIYLCMGGVLFSGFKFVTLTREDIRTDEEFIEQEGQIYLERIKAERERRKAEKMTV
- a CDS encoding YtxH domain-containing protein; amino-acid sequence: MSKAKSILLGILAGTVAGGAAALLSAPSSGRDLRGQIKDSKDRMLDTINQLKQESIALKEQVVQAAKESADVIKEVSTELQTSLKEFQEEIEPHRENLQKEIEAIEEKIKQLEDTIKN
- the serC gene encoding 3-phosphoserine/phosphohydroxythreonine transaminase; protein product: MVRALNFSAGPAALPLPVLEKAQKEFVNYQGTGMSIMEMSHRGKHYDAVHSGAKARFKKLMEVPDSHEILFLQGGASLQFSMVPINFLKENETAGYILTGSWSEKALKEAERIGRTKVIASSKEGLYRSIPSRSEWSDEKGLAYLHITSNNTIYGTQWHEFPDTDVPLVADMSSDIMSRPLDIGKFGLIYAGAQKNLGPSGVTVIIANKQWLSQSTNSLSKFLDYNTHASADSLYNTPPTFAIYMLGLVLEWAEEQGGTAGLERKNKEKSALLYDSIESSEGFYSGHALKESESHMNVTFTLPDQDLEKDFLAKASEHGFIGLNGHRSIGGCRASIYNAVPYEACEKLAEFMNSYRKNHPARSFTFQ
- a CDS encoding DUF1878 family protein, producing the protein MDSFEERLNRMEFQIRLLASLITKDEHPYMYMIIEKQLSEKEHQQVMELCGRLEQLHQKQKAQGFVHFEGLLTLFVQELNENLEVKETAQALFKQGLFPQLMSDFLVMLDDY
- a CDS encoding YjcZ family sporulation protein — protein: MGGYNSGFALIVVLFILLIIVGAAYIC
- a CDS encoding DUF3267 domain-containing protein, with protein sequence MNCWKTIDLSKDYGFQRLFLYFVLASITAFIILYLPLSLVDSSRKLDAGHVLYLLAILLVILPLHKILHALPLMLCGKMPKMKMEYAAMIPIIRLKPCAGITKQVMLATLLSPFLIFTAISIQASILMPEYVHYFCMAAALHIGWCVPDLIYARLIIAAPRTCIVEEDRNALEILIENKI
- a CDS encoding peptidylprolyl isomerase, with amino-acid sequence MKKMAIAAITATSLFTLGACSNGAAGGSDVVAETKAGNVTKDELYEAMKSRAGEQVLTELVHNKVLGEKYKVSKDEIKKELESIKAQYGAEQIDMLVKKQGQAAVDNMVKTELLRKKAAEAESKVTDEDIKKYHESLKDKVKASHILVKDEKTAKEVKTKLDGGAKFEDLAKEYSQDPSAQTGGSLGWFGKGQMVKEFEAAAFKLKEGEVSQPVKTEYGFHIIRIDETYKSYDQMKKSLEAEVKEQKTQDPAAMQAAIDKALKNAKVEVKDKQLKDTFKAPEQPAMPAQPAQ
- the yhaM gene encoding 3'-5' exoribonuclease YhaM, producing MSKGVMHFDVGEQVELYLLIKSSTKGVASNGKPFLTLILQDQSGEIEAKLWDASQGDEQIYGAQGIVKIAGDIHHYRGRNQLKIKNIRPLHDHETFDVSDFLETAPLKKEDMMDTITQYIFEMKNPSVQRITRHLVKQHQQAFLEYPAATKNHHEFVSGLAYHVVSMLNLAKSIAALYPSLDTDLLYAGVILHDLGKVTELSGPISTTYTVEGNLLGHISIMVNEIAQAAKELGIESEEVVVLQHLILSHHGKAEWGSPKPPMIKEAEILHYIDNLDAKMNMLDRALERVKPGEFSERVFALENRSFYKPVFHN
- a CDS encoding tryptophan transporter, translating into MKTRELVTMSLFVAIGLALHSIIPPIFLGMKPDMMLTMMFLGIALFPTLKNTLLLGVLTGILSALTTGFPGGQLPNIIDKPITALAFFLLLTLAGKLASKLVTVSILTAAGTIISGVIFLGSALLIVGLPGGFTALFIAVVLPTTALNTIGISLIYPIVTSIHRRSKPISA
- a CDS encoding HTH-type transcriptional regulator Hpr — encoded protein: MKKNEKDYTVKEALLFSQRIAQLSKALWKSIEKDWQQWIKPYDLNINEHHILWIAYHLKGASISEIAKFGVMHVSTAFNFSKKLEERGYLEFSKKLDDKRNTYIELTPKGEGILLQLMEDYDPTRNAVFKGAMPLQNLYGKFPEIIEMMAIIRNIYGDDFMEIFERSFSNIEKEFGEENGRLKKITEEEQPKAAANQ